A DNA window from Sporosarcina sp. ANT_H38 contains the following coding sequences:
- the cbpB gene encoding cyclic-di-AMP-binding protein CbpB, producing the protein MISINNRDFLFTPIADFIISSEKVAHVQVGNNAEHALLVLTKTGYSAIPVLDAKYRLKGLLSMGMITDSILGLERIEYERLADLKVDEIMQTDLPSIKTTDRFQKGLDLLIDHTFLCVTEEDGTFAGILTRRVIMKQFKRYIYSVE; encoded by the coding sequence ATGATTTCTATAAACAATAGGGATTTTCTTTTCACACCGATAGCGGATTTTATCATTTCTTCTGAAAAAGTTGCGCATGTTCAGGTTGGAAATAATGCAGAGCACGCCCTCCTTGTTCTAACAAAAACAGGTTATTCAGCTATACCGGTCCTTGATGCGAAATACCGTTTAAAAGGGTTGCTCAGTATGGGTATGATTACTGATTCTATTTTGGGCCTTGAACGTATTGAATATGAACGTCTTGCCGATTTGAAAGTTGATGAAATTATGCAAACTGATTTGCCATCCATAAAAACGACGGATCGGTTCCAAAAAGGGCTCGATTTATTAATTGATCATACATTTCTTTGCGTGACGGAAGAAGACGGCACATTTGCAGGCATATTAACGCGAAGAGTAATAATGAAGCAGTTTAAAAGATATATTTACTCGGTTGAATAA
- a CDS encoding bifunctional diguanylate cyclase/phosphodiesterase — MGYVKIEERLDKIIESYIFDHSFKMTILIEKNKLGNFDVLYANSLAVQYFSAEVQQSADCFFGDLWIPIKRKLQTQTNIMTEIQSNRDGTNVLFELDIQCHTEKCEREIIFIDLRERLDIKAERESQTELLHKYNSVIEHNLDPIITIDKNFKVIYANRAVYLAFGYRFKELSGRSIFNLATEVEVGEFKLFLSRSLAGESIEMDGTPIFHKKGHLLPTYLKTIPVFVNEDVKEVQLILRDTSVHQKNNEKLFFLSYHDHLTGLWNRRAMKEHFTEDSLFSLKSDKRLSFIHLGLDRFKLINESLGHNGADEILKMVAERLKVICPASARLYRNGSDEFIVSLQNHSVPKTEKFAQQLLNDFGKPFYFNHQEYFISASIGIAVYPEDGKTLEDLLRKSEQALVFVKDRGRSHYRFYQEEMNSSFPDEALMESHLRRAIELNELTVHYQPQVDLKTGQISSFEALLRWNNGKFGFVSPVQFIPIAEDSGLIHGIGDWVLDQVCRQLKEWQEKQFKAIRIAVNISPKQFRMENFVDKLKKKIAYYGIVPSSLEVEITEGALTKIDETISTLNELKKIGIFISVDDFGTGYSSLSYLKQYPIDIIKIDRSFIKDIETDVKNEAIAKTIISLAHSLGMEVIAEGVEKDLQATILLEAKCQKAQGFLYSKAVPADEIVERYFTNKV; from the coding sequence ATGGGATACGTTAAGATTGAGGAGCGTTTAGATAAAATTATTGAATCATATATTTTTGACCATTCGTTCAAGATGACCATACTTATAGAGAAAAATAAACTAGGCAATTTTGATGTGCTTTATGCCAATTCATTGGCCGTGCAATACTTTTCAGCTGAGGTACAACAATCAGCAGACTGTTTTTTTGGAGATTTGTGGATCCCAATTAAGCGCAAGCTACAAACTCAAACAAATATTATGACTGAAATCCAATCGAATCGAGATGGGACAAATGTATTATTCGAACTGGATATTCAATGCCATACTGAAAAATGTGAACGGGAAATTATCTTCATTGACTTACGTGAGAGGCTTGATATCAAAGCTGAAAGGGAGTCTCAGACGGAGTTGCTACATAAATATAATTCTGTCATCGAACATAATCTCGACCCAATCATAACCATCGATAAGAACTTTAAAGTTATCTACGCGAATCGGGCAGTCTATTTAGCTTTCGGTTATCGATTTAAAGAACTTTCAGGTCGTTCAATCTTTAATCTTGCTACGGAGGTTGAAGTCGGAGAATTCAAGCTTTTTTTGTCCCGCTCACTCGCTGGCGAATCAATTGAGATGGATGGTACACCCATTTTTCATAAAAAGGGTCATTTATTACCCACTTACTTGAAGACGATTCCAGTCTTTGTTAATGAAGATGTAAAAGAAGTTCAGTTGATATTACGGGACACATCTGTTCATCAGAAAAATAATGAAAAACTTTTTTTCCTATCCTATCATGATCATTTGACGGGTCTTTGGAATCGTCGTGCGATGAAAGAGCATTTTACGGAGGACTCTCTCTTTTCTCTTAAAAGCGATAAAAGGCTTTCTTTTATCCATTTAGGACTAGACCGTTTCAAATTAATAAATGAATCGCTTGGACATAATGGTGCGGACGAAATATTGAAGATGGTTGCGGAACGATTGAAGGTTATCTGTCCTGCATCTGCCAGATTATATCGTAATGGCAGCGATGAATTTATCGTTTCATTGCAAAATCATTCCGTGCCTAAGACGGAGAAGTTTGCACAACAGTTACTGAATGATTTCGGTAAACCATTTTATTTTAATCATCAGGAGTATTTTATCTCCGCATCCATTGGAATTGCTGTTTATCCTGAAGATGGAAAAACGCTGGAGGACCTATTACGGAAATCGGAACAAGCGCTTGTCTTTGTAAAAGATCGTGGTCGATCCCATTACCGTTTCTATCAAGAAGAGATGAATTCTTCCTTCCCGGATGAAGCACTGATGGAATCGCATTTGCGCAGAGCGATTGAATTAAATGAACTGACGGTTCACTATCAACCGCAAGTCGATTTGAAAACGGGGCAAATTAGCAGCTTCGAAGCGCTTCTTAGATGGAACAATGGCAAATTTGGATTTGTTTCACCAGTGCAATTCATACCCATTGCTGAGGACTCAGGCCTTATTCATGGAATTGGTGATTGGGTGTTAGACCAAGTATGTCGTCAATTGAAAGAGTGGCAGGAAAAACAGTTTAAAGCAATCAGGATTGCAGTGAACATATCGCCAAAGCAATTTAGAATGGAAAACTTTGTAGATAAATTGAAAAAGAAAATTGCTTACTATGGCATCGTCCCTTCTTCTCTTGAAGTGGAGATCACAGAGGGCGCATTAACGAAAATAGACGAAACAATATCGACGTTAAATGAACTAAAGAAAATTGGTATTTTCATTTCTGTTGACGATTTTGGAACGGGTTACTCATCCCTCAGTTACTTGAAGCAATATCCAATCGACATCATTAAAATAGACCGATCATTTATTAAAGATATTGAAACTGATGTGAAAAATGAAGCAATAGCAAAGACAATTATTAGTCTAGCACATAGTCTTGGTATGGAAGTCATCGCGGAAGGCGTAGAAAAGGATTTACAGGCAACAATTCTATTAGAAGCCAAATGTCAGAAAGCGCAAGGGTTTTTGTACAGTAAGGCAGTTCCGGCTGATGAGATTGTGGAAAGATATTTTACGAATAAAGTGTAA
- a CDS encoding ABC transporter permease: protein MNNKLLRPLYTIPYATWILLFVIAPIALIISYSFLDLSGNFTLDNYKNFFSSVYLQLTLSSFWYAFLITLFTLLFSYPTAYFLTKTKHKHLWLLLIIIPSWINLLLKTYAFIGLFSLYGPINALLETVGIGKQQILFTDFSFVFVSVYIFIPFMILPIFNSLDKLNPALIDASRDLGANSWTTFRRVIWPLTLNGVKSGIQVVFIPALSLFMITRLIAGNKVITLGTAIEQQFLVTQNWGMGSTIAVFLILFMFIIMLVTSSNDKGATINGKIK from the coding sequence ATGAATAATAAACTGCTTCGTCCACTGTATACGATTCCTTATGCAACTTGGATTCTACTATTTGTTATCGCACCTATTGCGCTCATTATTTCCTACTCCTTTCTCGACTTAAGTGGCAATTTCACATTAGACAACTACAAAAACTTTTTCTCATCTGTCTATTTACAACTGACTCTTAGTTCATTTTGGTATGCGTTCCTTATTACGTTGTTCACTTTACTCTTTTCCTACCCAACCGCTTATTTTCTAACGAAGACGAAGCATAAGCATCTTTGGCTTTTGCTGATTATTATTCCTTCTTGGATTAATCTACTTCTAAAAACATATGCATTCATTGGTCTTTTCAGTCTCTATGGTCCAATAAATGCGTTGTTGGAAACGGTTGGCATCGGTAAGCAGCAAATTCTTTTCACTGATTTCAGCTTTGTTTTCGTGTCCGTTTATATTTTCATTCCATTTATGATTTTACCGATTTTCAATTCTCTTGATAAATTGAATCCTGCTCTCATCGATGCATCACGTGATCTAGGTGCCAATTCATGGACGACATTCAGGCGCGTCATTTGGCCTTTAACTTTAAACGGGGTTAAATCAGGCATCCAAGTTGTCTTCATCCCTGCTTTGTCACTGTTCATGATTACTCGACTTATTGCTGGGAACAAAGTCATTACACTCGGGACGGCAATCGAACAGCAATTCCTAGTTACACAAAACTGGGGAATGGGTTCAACCATTGCCGTATTCCTAATATTATTCATGTTCATCATTATGCTGGTTACGAGTAGTAACGATAAGGGGGCTACTATTAATGGGAAAATTAAGTAA
- the fadH gene encoding 2,4-dienoyl-CoA reductase, giving the protein MFNEKVIIVTGGSNGMGKYMAKKFAAEGAQVVITGRDLDRLKAAQEEIGAHAHLFQMDVRNVESVEALIAFTDEKFGRIDGLVNNAAGNFIVKAEKLSPNGWKSVIDIVLNGTFYCSSAVGNYWIEKGQKGSILNMLATYAWNAGAGIAHSAAAKAGVMSLTRTLAVEWGTQYGIRVNGIAPGPIDRTGGAEKLWESDEAAKRTLESIPLGRLGQPEEIAELAAFIMSDKASYMNGEIVTLDGGQWLNKFPF; this is encoded by the coding sequence ATGTTTAATGAAAAGGTTATAATTGTAACAGGTGGATCGAATGGAATGGGGAAATACATGGCGAAGAAATTTGCTGCGGAAGGTGCACAAGTCGTCATTACAGGTAGAGATTTAGATCGGCTGAAAGCGGCTCAGGAAGAAATTGGTGCACATGCACATCTATTTCAGATGGATGTAAGGAATGTTGAATCCGTCGAAGCACTTATCGCTTTTACGGATGAGAAGTTTGGACGAATTGACGGATTAGTAAATAATGCAGCTGGAAACTTCATTGTAAAGGCGGAAAAATTATCGCCGAATGGCTGGAAGTCAGTTATTGATATTGTATTAAATGGAACTTTTTATTGTTCAAGTGCTGTTGGAAACTACTGGATTGAAAAGGGCCAAAAAGGGTCTATTTTAAATATGCTTGCAACGTATGCTTGGAATGCAGGCGCTGGCATTGCCCATTCCGCAGCAGCCAAAGCAGGTGTAATGTCACTAACACGGACATTGGCGGTTGAATGGGGAACGCAATATGGAATCCGTGTGAATGGTATTGCACCGGGTCCGATTGACCGCACAGGCGGCGCAGAAAAATTATGGGAGTCGGACGAAGCTGCAAAGCGCACACTGGAATCGATTCCTTTAGGTCGTCTAGGACAACCGGAAGAAATTGCGGAGCTAGCTGCATTTATAATGTCAGACAAGGCATCTTATATGAATGGAGAAATTGTGACACTTGACGGCGGACAATGGCTTAATAAATTTCCGTTTTGA
- a CDS encoding ABC transporter permease — protein MGKLSKLPKIYLIAVFIILYAPIFYLIFYSFNSGGGMSNFESFTLEHYAAVFEDTRLIVILLNTIIVALLSALVSTAIGVLGALSIVFMRNKAMRKAVLSLNNILIVSPDVIIGASFLILFTMIGVKLGFASVLISHIAFSIPIVVIMVLPKLQEMSPTLIDAALDLGASKRDVLTRVIIPFIKPGILAGFFLALTYSLDDFAVTFFVTGNGFSTLSVEIYSMARAGITLTINALSGLIFFVTVVLVLGYYFISRKTKTPLSGVKK, from the coding sequence ATGGGAAAATTAAGTAAGCTCCCTAAAATTTACTTAATCGCAGTGTTTATTATTTTATATGCTCCGATTTTCTATTTAATCTTTTACTCATTCAACTCGGGCGGTGGAATGTCGAATTTTGAATCATTTACCCTTGAGCATTACGCAGCAGTGTTTGAAGATACCCGACTAATCGTCATTTTACTCAACACAATTATTGTTGCACTGCTGTCAGCGCTTGTTTCTACAGCAATCGGTGTACTCGGTGCATTGTCTATCGTTTTCATGCGTAATAAAGCGATGCGCAAAGCTGTGTTGTCACTCAATAACATTTTGATTGTAAGCCCGGACGTCATCATCGGGGCATCTTTCTTAATTTTATTCACAATGATTGGCGTCAAGCTTGGATTTGCATCCGTCCTTATTTCCCATATCGCCTTCAGTATCCCCATTGTTGTCATTATGGTATTGCCTAAGCTACAGGAAATGAGTCCTACGCTAATTGATGCGGCACTCGATCTTGGGGCTTCAAAACGCGACGTCTTGACGCGAGTTATTATTCCATTTATTAAACCGGGAATACTTGCAGGATTTTTCCTTGCATTAACGTATTCTCTCGATGATTTTGCCGTAACATTCTTTGTCACTGGAAACGGGTTCTCAACACTTTCTGTTGAAATTTATTCAATGGCACGCGCCGGTATTACTCTGACAATCAATGCATTGTCGGGACTTATCTTCTTTGTGACAGTCGTTCTTGTTCTAGGCTATTACTTCATTAGCCGCAAAACAAAAACACCACTTTCGGGGGTGAAGAAATGA
- a CDS encoding PotD/PotF family extracellular solute-binding protein encodes MKDILRAALVIVIVSAILLFVNAKLNEGEGRASKDSITVYNWGEYIDPDLLKQFENETGIKVTYETFDSNEGMMGKIEQGGTAYDISMPSEYTIEMMQEADLLLPLDYSQIPNIKNIDPYFLDLPFDPDNKYSLPYFWGTVGIAYNPSLLKGQTFESWDDLWDPSLKQQVILVDSARETIGMGLNSLGYSLNSTNMDELREATDKLKALSPNVKAVIGDEVTQLMINGESAVSLTWSGQAADMMFENENIDYIVPAEGSNLWFDNMVIPRTSKNIEGAHAFINFMLDAEVAAQNADYVGYSTPNLAALDLMDPEVTEDERFYPDEEARDHLEVYRNLGLEMLGHYNELFLEFKMDMK; translated from the coding sequence ATGAAAGATATTTTACGGGCTGCGTTAGTCATTGTTATTGTTTCCGCTATTTTACTGTTCGTCAATGCCAAGTTAAATGAAGGTGAAGGTCGTGCTAGCAAGGATTCAATTACTGTGTATAATTGGGGTGAATACATCGACCCTGATTTACTAAAACAGTTTGAGAACGAAACAGGCATTAAAGTTACCTACGAAACGTTTGACTCGAATGAAGGTATGATGGGAAAAATTGAACAAGGCGGTACAGCTTACGATATTTCAATGCCATCGGAATATACGATAGAGATGATGCAGGAAGCAGATCTTCTTCTTCCACTTGATTATTCTCAAATTCCAAACATCAAAAATATCGACCCCTATTTTCTCGACTTACCATTTGATCCAGACAATAAATATTCACTTCCCTACTTTTGGGGAACTGTCGGGATCGCATACAATCCTTCCCTTCTCAAAGGACAGACATTTGAAAGCTGGGATGATTTATGGGATCCCTCACTTAAGCAGCAAGTTATTCTTGTCGATAGCGCACGGGAGACCATCGGAATGGGCCTGAACTCATTAGGCTATTCATTGAACTCCACCAATATGGACGAATTGCGTGAAGCGACGGATAAGCTGAAAGCACTTAGTCCCAATGTCAAAGCCGTCATCGGGGATGAAGTGACCCAACTAATGATTAATGGAGAAAGTGCCGTTTCGCTCACCTGGTCAGGTCAAGCGGCAGATATGATGTTTGAGAACGAGAATATCGATTATATTGTTCCTGCAGAAGGTTCAAATCTGTGGTTCGATAATATGGTTATTCCCCGTACTTCAAAAAATATAGAGGGTGCGCATGCTTTCATCAACTTCATGCTTGATGCTGAAGTAGCTGCTCAAAACGCAGACTATGTTGGCTACTCTACACCAAATTTAGCCGCTCTCGATCTTATGGATCCTGAAGTGACTGAAGATGAGCGTTTCTATCCTGACGAAGAAGCACGCGATCATCTTGAAGTATATCGAAATCTCGGTCTTGAAATGCTTGGCCATTATAATGAATTGTTCCTGGAATTCAAAATGGATATGAAGTAA
- a CDS encoding ABC transporter ATP-binding protein, with translation MTTQPIIRFENVTKKYNHDTTVLNSVSFEMERGKFYTLLGPSGCGKTTILRLIAGFTEATEGEIFFNGKKINDVPANERQVNTVFQDYALFPHLNVFENVAFGLRIKKVKQDEVKRRVMEALKFVNLEGYDNREIAEMSGGQRQRVAIARAIINDPEVILLDEPLSALDLKLRSEMQYELRELQQRLGKTFVFVTHDQEEALAMSDEIFVLDAGEIQQSGTPLDIYDEPINRFVADFIGESNIVPGMMIEDFVVQFTGKTFECVDKGLNPNEKVDIVIRPEDLELTTVDKGKMNVTVDTQLFRGVHYELSTYDADGNEWLVHSTKKAEVGVKVGLDFDPEDIHVMRLNESEEEFDARLEAYGVLNNE, from the coding sequence ATGACAACTCAGCCGATTATTCGATTTGAAAATGTTACAAAAAAGTATAACCATGATACAACCGTATTGAACAGTGTTTCATTTGAAATGGAACGTGGCAAATTCTACACACTACTTGGTCCTTCAGGTTGCGGGAAAACGACAATCCTTCGTCTCATCGCAGGTTTTACCGAAGCAACAGAAGGGGAAATTTTCTTCAATGGGAAAAAAATTAACGATGTACCTGCCAATGAGCGACAAGTAAACACAGTTTTTCAAGATTACGCTCTGTTTCCACATTTGAATGTTTTTGAAAATGTGGCATTCGGGCTGCGTATTAAGAAAGTGAAACAAGACGAAGTTAAGCGACGCGTCATGGAAGCACTGAAATTCGTCAATCTTGAAGGGTATGATAATAGAGAAATTGCTGAGATGTCAGGTGGGCAGCGTCAACGCGTCGCCATTGCTCGCGCAATTATCAATGATCCAGAAGTTATTTTACTCGATGAACCGCTATCAGCACTCGATTTGAAACTGCGTTCTGAAATGCAATATGAGCTCCGGGAATTACAGCAACGATTGGGTAAAACATTTGTATTCGTCACACATGACCAGGAGGAGGCTTTGGCGATGTCCGATGAGATTTTCGTCTTGGATGCAGGTGAAATCCAGCAATCAGGTACTCCACTTGATATTTATGATGAACCTATCAACCGTTTTGTCGCTGATTTCATTGGGGAATCTAATATTGTTCCAGGAATGATGATTGAAGACTTTGTTGTCCAATTTACTGGAAAGACATTTGAATGCGTAGACAAAGGTTTAAACCCGAATGAGAAAGTAGATATTGTCATTCGTCCAGAAGACTTAGAACTCACAACTGTCGATAAAGGGAAAATGAACGTAACAGTGGATACACAATTATTCCGCGGTGTTCATTACGAGCTTTCCACTTACGATGCTGATGGAAACGAATGGCTTGTTCACTCCACAAAAAAAGCAGAAGTCGGTGTAAAAGTCGGTCTTGATTTTGATCCTGAAGACATTCACGTTATGCGCCTAAACGAATCTGAAGAAGAATTCGACGCTAGACTTGAGGCATACGGGGTATTGAATAATGAATAA
- a CDS encoding MDR family MFS transporter, with protein MRTVKNSKVTNRPFVLIAVMLAMFVSAVEATIVTTAMPSIASDLGGFSRYSWVFSSYLLMSTVTVLIYGKLADLFGRKPIIFIGLTLFLIGSILSGFAVSMEQLIVFRLIQGLGAGAVMPIATTIVGDMYTTKERAKIQGYLSSVWGISAVSGPVIGGLIVQYMNWKFVFWVNVPLGVLAMVGIYLFLHEPQRAKKVSIDYKGAFLLMLSLSIILFWLVEGGQTFDRFSLYSITLFIVGLGSLVLFVSVEQRAIDPVMPFALWKNPVILYSNLVSLTTGVILIGISSYLPTFVAGVMEQPAIIAGFTLTAMSIGWPIASSVAGHLLIRYGTFLVSFTGGLSLILGTSLFVVMDAGSGPWWAAMASFFVGVGMGLTSTSFIVTIQAAVPRETRGSATAANMFMRNFGNTFGAALFGAILNGMLMAHFRKDDLDYSLDDVNLLLTDDLRQMTAASKVQSLQNALDGSLQWVYITVAIFAVFSLFLILKIPRGKGYFNDNDRT; from the coding sequence ATGAGAACAGTGAAAAATAGTAAAGTAACGAATCGGCCGTTTGTACTCATTGCTGTTATGCTAGCAATGTTTGTCAGTGCTGTGGAAGCCACGATTGTAACAACAGCAATGCCTTCGATTGCTTCAGACCTTGGTGGTTTTTCAAGGTATAGTTGGGTTTTTTCTTCGTATTTACTGATGAGTACGGTTACAGTTCTCATTTATGGTAAATTGGCGGACTTATTTGGTCGAAAACCAATTATATTTATTGGGTTAACGTTATTTCTTATTGGGTCCATTTTAAGCGGTTTTGCTGTTTCTATGGAACAGTTAATCGTATTCAGGTTAATTCAAGGCCTTGGTGCAGGTGCAGTTATGCCAATAGCTACGACGATTGTCGGCGATATGTATACGACGAAAGAACGGGCAAAAATCCAAGGATATTTATCAAGTGTATGGGGGATTTCAGCTGTATCTGGACCCGTGATTGGAGGATTAATTGTCCAATATATGAATTGGAAGTTTGTCTTCTGGGTGAATGTGCCACTCGGAGTCCTAGCGATGGTTGGTATTTACCTGTTTCTTCATGAGCCTCAGCGAGCGAAAAAAGTTTCCATCGATTACAAAGGTGCCTTTTTACTTATGCTATCCTTATCTATTATTTTATTCTGGCTTGTTGAAGGTGGTCAAACATTTGATCGTTTTTCGTTATACAGTATTACTCTATTCATTGTAGGACTTGGATCGTTGGTGTTATTTGTCAGTGTCGAGCAGCGAGCAATAGATCCAGTGATGCCGTTTGCGTTATGGAAAAACCCTGTAATCTTGTATTCGAACCTCGTGTCTTTAACGACAGGAGTCATATTGATAGGCATATCTTCTTATTTACCGACATTTGTGGCAGGTGTGATGGAACAGCCTGCGATTATCGCAGGATTCACATTGACCGCAATGTCAATAGGTTGGCCGATTGCATCATCAGTCGCGGGACATCTGTTAATCCGATACGGTACGTTTCTCGTATCTTTTACGGGTGGGTTATCGCTCATTCTGGGAACATCTTTGTTTGTCGTAATGGATGCTGGATCAGGACCTTGGTGGGCTGCAATGGCGAGCTTTTTTGTAGGTGTCGGAATGGGATTAACGAGTACATCGTTCATCGTCACAATTCAGGCAGCAGTCCCGAGAGAAACGCGTGGATCTGCGACGGCTGCTAATATGTTCATGAGGAATTTTGGAAACACGTTTGGTGCAGCGCTGTTCGGCGCGATTTTAAATGGCATGTTAATGGCACATTTCAGAAAAGACGATTTGGATTATAGCTTAGATGATGTCAATTTGCTATTAACGGATGACTTGAGGCAGATGACAGCTGCCTCAAAAGTACAATCATTACAAAATGCACTTGATGGTTCGTTGCAGTGGGTATACATTACAGTAGCTATTTTTGCTGTTTTCAGCTTGTTCCTTATACTGAAAATCCCACGTGGAAAGGGGTATTTTAATGACAACGACAGAACTTGA
- a CDS encoding MFS transporter, with the protein MTVKSNNFALYVLMFNMFVAMAGIGLIIPIMPEYLGTFGVAGQALGFLIAMFSFAQFIFSPIAGDLSDKHGRKKLIIVGLIIYGLSQLAFGLSTELWMLFAARFFSGLGSAFIVPPMMAFVADITSYENRGRGMGLLGASMSLGFMIGPAIGGFLSKVSLQFPFYISTAAALTAALISVFALPNPAPRSANESKNKNKRENLFKQMKRSTTTPYFVMLIVMFVFSFGLANFQSTIALYVDHKYGYTPAQIAVIITVGGFVGVIAQTFVISKLFKRFGEMRVILVNLIIAAFAMIGIVFVNSFFMILFVATIFFTATSLLRPAVNTLVSKLAGEEQGFAAGMMTAYMSLGNMVGPALAGILFDINILYPYIIGTIILLICFTIASYWAKRSSDLLSGL; encoded by the coding sequence ATGACAGTGAAATCTAATAATTTCGCCTTATACGTTTTAATGTTCAACATGTTCGTCGCCATGGCAGGCATCGGTCTCATCATTCCAATTATGCCTGAATACTTGGGTACGTTTGGTGTTGCTGGTCAAGCTCTTGGCTTTCTGATCGCCATGTTTTCATTTGCACAATTTATCTTTTCTCCGATTGCCGGCGATTTATCTGATAAGCACGGACGAAAAAAACTAATTATTGTAGGATTAATTATTTACGGCCTATCACAACTTGCATTCGGACTATCCACCGAATTATGGATGCTGTTTGCCGCTCGATTCTTTTCTGGTCTTGGCTCCGCATTCATCGTACCTCCGATGATGGCATTCGTTGCTGATATTACATCTTACGAAAACAGAGGAAGAGGAATGGGCCTACTCGGTGCTTCTATGTCGCTAGGTTTCATGATTGGACCTGCAATCGGCGGATTTCTTTCAAAAGTAAGCTTACAGTTCCCTTTTTACATTTCGACAGCAGCAGCACTGACGGCAGCGCTTATTTCCGTTTTTGCTTTACCGAACCCCGCGCCACGTAGCGCGAACGAATCTAAAAATAAGAACAAGAGAGAAAATCTTTTCAAGCAGATGAAACGCTCAACGACAACTCCTTACTTTGTCATGCTAATTGTCATGTTTGTCTTTTCATTCGGTTTGGCTAATTTCCAATCTACAATAGCACTTTATGTGGACCATAAATACGGCTATACCCCCGCTCAAATCGCTGTCATTATAACAGTTGGAGGCTTTGTTGGAGTTATTGCACAGACATTCGTCATCAGCAAATTGTTCAAGCGATTTGGAGAAATGCGAGTCATTCTTGTAAACCTTATCATCGCTGCTTTTGCAATGATTGGTATTGTATTCGTCAATTCCTTCTTTATGATTCTTTTCGTGGCAACGATTTTCTTCACTGCCACATCCCTTCTGCGGCCAGCCGTCAACACACTCGTTTCGAAACTTGCGGGGGAAGAACAAGGTTTCGCTGCAGGCATGATGACTGCATACATGAGTCTTGGAAACATGGTTGGGCCGGCACTTGCAGGCATTCTGTTTGATATCAATATCCTCTATCCTTATATTATCGGCACAATCATCCTGCTCATCTGTTTTACCATTGCATCTTATTGGGCAAAACGAAGCAGTGATTTACTTTCAGGTTTATAA
- a CDS encoding LysR family transcriptional regulator, which translates to MTTTELEIIKALAEEGNMRKAAERLFLSQPALSQRLQSIEKEWGTLLFIRSQKGLEPTPAGELVITYAREAIVKREETFEMIASMADKVHGTLKIACASIVGQTWLPQVLKEYVEMYPDAKISLITGWSSEIVKALYEGEVHVGIVRGQVDWKSRKTYLFRDHLYLVDREITSIGELKDTKRPFIQFKSDSNYHMEIQRWWQRHFDQNPGRQITVDQIETCKQLALNGIGYAILPSITLTGDEDVNRMPLLNNEEEFELTRDTWLIGYESSFALKQVDAFTQIVQGHAERLRGNYNY; encoded by the coding sequence ATGACAACGACAGAACTTGAAATCATAAAAGCGTTAGCAGAAGAAGGGAATATGCGAAAAGCGGCAGAGCGCCTTTTCTTATCGCAACCGGCTCTATCACAGCGATTACAGTCTATTGAGAAGGAGTGGGGTACGTTATTGTTCATCCGATCCCAGAAAGGGCTTGAGCCAACGCCAGCGGGAGAACTTGTCATCACTTATGCACGTGAAGCAATTGTGAAACGTGAAGAAACGTTCGAAATGATCGCTTCGATGGCGGATAAAGTGCACGGCACATTGAAAATTGCTTGTGCATCGATCGTAGGGCAGACGTGGTTGCCTCAAGTATTGAAAGAGTATGTCGAAATGTATCCTGATGCCAAGATTTCGCTAATAACAGGGTGGAGTTCGGAAATTGTAAAAGCATTATACGAGGGGGAAGTTCACGTTGGAATTGTGCGGGGGCAAGTAGATTGGAAGAGTAGAAAAACATATTTATTCCGAGATCACCTCTATTTGGTAGATCGTGAAATTACGTCAATCGGTGAATTGAAAGATACGAAACGTCCATTTATCCAATTTAAAAGTGATTCGAATTATCATATGGAAATCCAACGTTGGTGGCAACGTCATTTCGACCAGAATCCGGGACGTCAAATCACAGTCGACCAGATTGAGACTTGTAAGCAACTAGCGTTAAATGGGATTGGATATGCGATATTGCCATCGATTACGCTGACAGGTGATGAAGATGTCAATAGAATGCCTCTCTTGAATAATGAAGAGGAGTTTGAATTGACACGGGATACATGGTTGATTGGTTATGAATCTTCATTTGCACTTAAACAAGTGGATGCATTTACCCAAATTGTACAAGGTCACGCAGAAAGATTGAGAGGGAATTACAATTATTAA